The following DNA comes from Salmo trutta chromosome 15, fSalTru1.1, whole genome shotgun sequence.
gtgtgtgggaaaccaagacaaaacaaatggaaaattaaaagtggatcggcgatggctagaagaccggtgacgtcgaccgccgaacgccgcccgaacaaggagaggaaccgacttcggcggaagtcgtgacaacacctctcatcaccccgaggacACTATCCcagagtgaagcatggtggtggcagcatcatgctgtggggatgtttttcatcggcagggactgggaaactggtcagaattgaaggaatgatggatggtgctaaatacagggaattttttgagtgaaacctgtttcagtcttccagagatttactgggacggaggttcacctttcagcaggacaatgaccctaaccaTACTGCTatagcaacactcgagtggtttaaggggaaacatttaaatgtcttggaatggcctagttaaagcccagacttcaatccaattgagaatctgtggtatgacttaaagattgcagtACAtaagcggaacccatccaacttgaaggacctggagcagttttgccttgaagaatgtgcaaaaatcccagtggcttgatgtgccaagcttatagagacataccccaagagacttgcagctgtaatttctgcaaaaggtggctctacaaaagTATTGACTTTCggggggtgaatagttttgcacgctcaagttttctgttttttttgtcttatttcttgtttgtttcaaaataaaatatattttgcatcttcaaagtggtaggcatattgtctaaatcaaatgataaaagcccccaaaaaatctgttttaattccaggttgtaaggcaacaaaataggaaaaatgccaagatggggtcaatacttttgcaagccactgtaactTTGTAAGCCATCATAATGTGACGTGGGTCCTGAAATCcttgagtttcaggccactgtattagggtaGATACTTGTtgtattgtgtaaaataatgtaattttaatggtaataTATTCACTTAGGATTTCACTTGGTAAAGATCACAGGACTGAAGATgtatgaatgcaacaaccatgtcactaacaaatacTGTCATGGGTGGTAACACTACAATTCACTTGAAAGGCAACGTactctgggaaatatgcaaatatggctttacactaagcagtgtgttaatttaacactaaAAGGTGTAGACCCCTATAGTCACTGGACCAGTGTTAAattgatttaacactggagaatttgctgtgtgCATGTCCACTACACTCAGCCAACTCCAACCTTTTTATTATAGGCTACTTATAGGTCCTCATTTCAACCCAATCTTATCTAAGTAAGACATTTCATGATTTTCATATTTTATATTCACATTGAAATACGTTTGACTGTCTAACCTACTCGTATCAATAggatatttatatatacactaccgttcaaaattttggggtcactcagaaatgtccttgtttttgaaagaaaagcaaattttttgtccattaaaataacatctaattgatcagaaatactgtgtagacattgttaacattgtaaatgactattgtagccggaaacggctgattttttatggaatatctacataggcatacagaggcccattatcagcaaccatcacccctgtgttccaatggcatgttgagTTAGCTAAtcactttaaaaggctaattgatcattagaactttggcaattatgttagcacagctgaaaacggttgttctgattaaagatgcaataaaactgtccttcttcagactagttgagtatctggagcatcagcatttgtgggtttgattacaggctcaaaatgtccagaaacaaagaactttcttctgaaactcgtcagtctattcttgtactGAGAAATGACTgcaattccatgcgagaaattgccaagaaactgaagatctcatacatcAGTgtttactactcccttcacagaacagcgcaaactgcctctaaccagaatagaaagaggagtgggaggactcAGTGCACAActcagcaagaggacaagtacattagtgtctagtttgagaaacagacgcctcacaagtcctcaactggcagcttcattaaatagtacctgcaaaactactttgaagaatctcaaatatattttgatttgttttaacacgtttttgcttactacatgattccatatgtgttatttcatagtttgatgtcttcactattattaaacaatgtagaaaatagtataaataaagaaaaacccttgaatgagtaagtgtgtctaaacttttgactggtactgtatatatatacatgtattttGAATTACTTTCTGTGGGCCAACTGGCCTTAATCCAATGATATTTATTTAGTCATTTTAAGGAATGCTGCCAAACTCACAGGCTGACGACAAAAAGCGCTCAAGGACATTGGAAGATAACTTTGTCCCTGCGCAAACTTGCAGCAATCCAAACATTCTTAAAAACCAAGCATTAATTGCTGTTCTTCCGGGGTGTGTTCAGTTGTCTGACGAGTTTTTTGGGTGCATCACTCTTTTGTAGGCTTGCAACTTTATGGATATTAAACGTTAGCCTACTAGAGGAGTTTCATGATTGAAACAGGCACCGCTTCCCCCCGGTTACGCATTTGCCAGATTGGACACAGACAACAGGGAAAAATAGCCACGATTATAGTCCATCGACTTCAGAACATCACTTCAGTCAGGACAAATTTCATTTTCGCCTTCATGGATGGTGAGCGCAAATCTGACATTTAGGATACTTCTGTTGGCTTTATAATGTCAAAATGTATGCAgtaacttttttttatatatgaaTCCGTAAGCATTTTATGAAATAACGACATATTTGTTTTCATAACCTTTTTATATAAACTGAGTAAATCATTTTTGGTGTAGGCTAAATATTTCGGACAAAAAATCGATTAAATTACGCAATAGGCCTATCCTCCTATTTTTTAAAGATAGGTCTAATTAGCTGACTCATTGTTTTGTGACTTTTTACTTTCTTGTCAATGAACTTGGTCAATACGTTTACGTTTTCACAAACCTAATTTTTACAACTCAGACGGCCAATCACCGTAAACGCCGTTTTTTTGGACTATGGAGACTCCGGTTGGATTAGGAGGAGTTTGTGACTCCCCAAACCTAGTTTTTCGCGGACCTTTCCAAAACGTTTTCCACAACGTGCAAGCACTGCCGAGTAACACGACTGTCACTGAAAGCCTGGACTTTTGTAGTTCAAAGTACAGTTTCTTGCAGAATAAACAACCCTGGGAGATGCGCCAAACGAGCCGGCAATCACCCCGAAAAGAAATATGGTCAGAAACTGCTCGCAATTCTGATATTGAAGTGAGGGAAGACAACAGCGTTTGTTTTTGCAGAACACTCGAATCAGTGGCATGTCGTATCCATTTTGCCAAAAGCTCAAAAGGGAACAAAGCCGGGTTTTCCTATTTGAACGAATCAGACAATCCAAACGCGAATGAATACGGATCGTGTCGCTCTGGACAGCAAGTCTCCAACACGGAACAACAGTCCTGTCAACCTTCTGTGTCCCATCACGGAAATGAGTTAAATCCTAACAGTGAGGCCTGTGTGGCGAGCAGTTGCTCCAGTTCTGCCTGCAGCACCATCTCAAAAACGGCGAGGGAGCTCTGCAACGCTGTCTCTGTGTCACTGGGATTGACCATGGACGCAAATGAGATGACTGACCTGGGACCTAGTCACGCACCATCCAGCGTAAATCACCAAAGTCAAGAAAACTATTTGTTTGAGGTGCCTCTATTGAAATGTTCTGGAGCTGGAGAAAACGTCTCCATAACAGAATACCAATGCCCCAGTGAGCGCAATGCCAAGCCACTACAAAGTGATAAACAACTAGTTGAGATGTTTCAACGTTCCCCTGCAAACAACCTTACAGAAAAAGTGTCGACTATACAGCACCTTAGCTCCGGACATACATCCACAGATGAACAGGAGTTTAGACTGAATGAAAACAGGGATGACCCGACTTCAAAAGAAACAGATCATTTTTTGAATACAGGAGCTCGCTCAGCGTCTTATCATTTTGACCAACTGTTGCCAGCACACTTCAATCAAACCGAAACAGACAGAAACTCTTCTCCTGTGTTCTACAAACCCCCAGCACATGTCGGTGAAACTGGAGAGACTATGGAGGACAAATATGCTGACTACTTACAACAACAATACAGTGTCAAGATAAAATCTGAGGCCTTTAATAGGCATAATGAACCTGCCGGAACGTCATGGGACTTTCAGTACAGGTATAATGACAATGACAATACACAATATGGACCGAGGCAGGGTATGAATTCATACTTTGCGGGACCGGACACTGCGTTCATTTGTAACCCTCGTGAATTTGAGAGGGGTGGTGGACTTGTGCGCAGAGAGCGGCCAACTCCTGAGCAGTGGTACCCGGGCGAGATGCAAGGGAGGATGACCTATCCCAACTCCCCATGCATAAAGAATGAGGTTGGTGACACTCTGGATGTCTCTTACACAGATGCCAGGTAAGAACTTTATTGACATGCACAAATACACAGAAACACTTTACATTACAGTGCCCTTATTATGGTGTATTTAACCTACATTTGTAATTTCAGTGTGACAAAGCAATCTGTCACCTGTCACATTTTACAATGTTATGGGCTGCATAATTCTTAATTCCCTCTTCCAACAGACTATCACAATGTACTATAATAGGGTGGCTACTGTTATATTGATAATATGTATTTGATGAAAAAAATCAACTACCCCTTTGCCATATGGTAATATTGCAAATTATACAgttttgtgtttattttattatCTTTAATAAATGTAGCACTCTCAGTATTACTCTCTGTGGTGGTTACTGCAGTAGTAACATAGAATAAATTCTGCATAGGTTAGGCCACT
Coding sequences within:
- the LOC115149079 gene encoding androgen receptor isoform X1 produces the protein METPVGLGGVCDSPNLVFRGPFQNVFHNVQALPSNTTVTESLDFCSSKYSFLQNKQPWEMRQTSRQSPRKEIWSETARNSDIEVREDNSVCFCRTLESVACRIHFAKSSKGNKAGFSYLNESDNPNANEYGSCRSGQQVSNTEQQSCQPSVSHHGNELNPNSEACVASSCSSSACSTISKTARELCNAVSVSLGLTMDANEMTDLGPSHAPSSVNHQSQENYLFEVPLLKCSGAGENVSITEYQCPSERNAKPLQSDKQLVEMFQRSPANNLTEKVSTIQHLSSGHTSTDEQEFRLNENRDDPTSKETDHFLNTGARSASYHFDQLLPAHFNQTETDRNSSPVFYKPPAHVGETGETMEDKYADYLQQQYSVKIKSEAFNRHNEPAGTSWDFQYRYNDNDNTQYGPRQGMNSYFAGPDTAFICNPREFERGGGLVRRERPTPEQWYPGEMQGRMTYPNSPCIKNEVGDTLDVSYTDARFEGGSDHMYPMEFFFPPQRTCLICAEEASGCHYGALTCGSCKVFFKRAAEGKQKYLCASRNDCTIDKLRRKNCPSCRLRRCFEAGMTLGTRKLKKIVQLKSLEEDLPTQGPTDAIQGVSPQSGLSFHSQLVFLNILESIEPEVVNAGHDQCQPDSAAALLTSLNELGERQLVKVVKWAKGLPGFRNLHVEDQMTVIQHSWMGVMVFGLGWRSYKNANGRMLYFAPDLVFNDHRMHISSMFDHCIRMRHLSQEFVLLQVTQEEFLCMKALLLFSIIPVDGLKSQKYFDELRLTYINELGRVINYGRKSNCSQRLYQLTRLMDSLQPVVRKLQQFTFDLFVQAQSLPNKVNFPEMIAEIISVHLPKILAGLAKPILFHK